From the genome of Pelomonas sp. SE-A7, one region includes:
- the nusB gene encoding transcription antitermination factor NusB, which translates to MVKKPGAKSARRRAREAALQGLYQWLLTGDEAGVIDAHTREQQDFDKADRAHYDAILHGCIHEAADLDAVLARHVDRETTELSPIEHAVLMIGAYELKHCIDIPYKVAINEAVELAKSFGGTDGHKYVNGVLDRAAVDLRPTEVTAARAGK; encoded by the coding sequence CTGGTGAAGAAGCCAGGCGCCAAGTCGGCCCGCCGCCGCGCCCGCGAGGCCGCGCTGCAGGGCCTGTACCAATGGCTGCTGACCGGTGACGAAGCCGGCGTGATCGACGCCCACACCCGCGAGCAGCAGGACTTCGACAAGGCCGACCGCGCCCACTACGACGCCATCCTGCATGGCTGCATCCACGAGGCCGCCGACCTGGACGCCGTGCTGGCCCGCCATGTGGACCGCGAGACCACCGAGCTGTCGCCCATCGAGCATGCCGTGCTGATGATCGGCGCCTACGAGCTCAAGCACTGCATCGACATCCCCTACAAGGTCGCGATCAACGAAGCGGTCGAGCTGGCCAAGAGCTTCGGCGGCACCGACGGCCACAAGTACGTCAACGGCGTGCTGGACCGCGCGGCCGTGGACCTGCGCCCCACCGAAGTGACGGCAGCGCGCGCCGGCAAATGA
- the ribH gene encoding 6,7-dimethyl-8-ribityllumazine synthase, with product MQDADKGSTLQLDGSLLRVGIVQARFNAALTDKLAEQCKAELLSMGVTERHLRHVTVPGALEVPIALQAMADSGDYDALVALGCIIRGETYHFELVANESGAGVTRISLDHQIPIANAILTVENEAQAWARAEEKGRDAARVAVEMALLLKELQ from the coding sequence ATGCAAGACGCCGACAAGGGCTCGACCCTGCAACTCGACGGCAGCCTGCTGCGAGTGGGCATAGTCCAGGCGCGCTTCAATGCCGCGCTGACCGACAAGCTGGCCGAGCAATGCAAGGCCGAACTGCTGAGCATGGGCGTGACCGAGCGCCATCTGCGCCACGTCACCGTGCCGGGCGCCCTGGAGGTGCCCATCGCGCTGCAGGCCATGGCCGACAGCGGCGACTACGACGCCCTGGTGGCCCTGGGCTGCATCATCCGCGGCGAGACCTACCACTTCGAGCTGGTGGCCAACGAGAGCGGCGCCGGCGTGACGCGCATCTCGCTGGACCACCAGATCCCGATCGCCAACGCGATCCTGACCGTCGAGAACGAAGCCCAGGCCTGGGCCCGGGCCGAGGAAAAAGGCCGTGATGCCGCCCGCGTGGCGGTCGAGATGGCCCTTCTTTTGAAAGAACTGCAGTGA
- the ribBA gene encoding bifunctional 3,4-dihydroxy-2-butanone-4-phosphate synthase/GTP cyclohydrolase II, translating to MPISPVPELVAELAAGRMVILVDEEDRENEGDLVLAADHVTPEAINFMARFGRGLICLTLTRERCERLQLPPMASRNGTKHGTAFTVSIEARTGVTTGISAADRARTVQAAVARGAEANDLVQPGHIFPLQAQDGGVLMRAGHTEAGCDLAQMAGLSPASVICEIMKDDGTMARLPDLEVFAAEHGLKIGTIADLIEYRSRNESLVKQVAERKLNTAQGEFDCRVFRDRTGAIHLALSHGQWKPEDEVLVRVHEPLSVLDLLDAGPCSHSWPLPQALAALKREPHGAALLLNCGEEAEALLGRLQGERSSGPAGTMDLRTYGVGAQILRELGIHKMRLLGSPRRMPSMAGYGLEVTGFVAAAKE from the coding sequence ATGCCCATCTCCCCTGTTCCCGAGCTGGTCGCCGAGCTGGCGGCCGGCCGCATGGTCATCCTGGTCGACGAAGAAGATCGCGAGAACGAGGGTGACCTCGTGCTGGCGGCCGACCATGTGACGCCCGAGGCGATCAACTTCATGGCCAGGTTCGGCCGCGGCCTGATCTGCCTGACCCTGACCCGCGAACGCTGCGAACGCCTGCAGCTGCCGCCCATGGCCAGCCGCAACGGCACCAAGCACGGCACGGCCTTCACGGTCTCCATCGAGGCCCGTACCGGCGTCACCACCGGCATCTCGGCCGCCGACCGCGCCCGCACGGTGCAGGCTGCCGTCGCCCGCGGTGCCGAGGCCAACGATCTGGTCCAGCCCGGCCACATCTTCCCGCTGCAGGCCCAGGACGGCGGCGTGCTGATGCGCGCAGGCCATACCGAAGCCGGCTGCGACCTGGCCCAGATGGCCGGCCTGAGCCCCGCCTCGGTGATCTGCGAAATCATGAAGGACGACGGCACCATGGCCCGCCTGCCGGACCTGGAAGTCTTCGCCGCCGAGCATGGCCTCAAGATCGGCACCATCGCCGACCTGATCGAATACCGGAGCCGCAATGAGTCCCTGGTCAAGCAGGTGGCCGAGCGCAAGCTCAACACCGCCCAGGGCGAGTTCGATTGCCGCGTGTTCCGCGACCGCACCGGCGCCATCCACCTGGCGCTGAGCCACGGCCAGTGGAAGCCTGAAGACGAAGTGCTGGTGCGGGTGCACGAGCCGCTGTCGGTGCTGGACCTGCTGGACGCCGGCCCCTGCAGCCATTCCTGGCCCCTGCCCCAGGCGCTTGCCGCCCTCAAGCGCGAGCCCCATGGTGCGGCTCTTCTGCTGAACTGCGGCGAAGAAGCCGAAGCCCTGCTAGGCCGTCTGCAAGGCGAACGCAGCAGCGGCCCGGCCGGCACCATGGACCTGCGTACCTACGGCGTCGGCGCCCAGATCCTGCGCGAGCTGGGCATCCACAAGATGCGCCTGCTCGGCAGCCCGCGCCGCATGCCCAGCATGGCCGGCTACGGCCTGGAAGTCACCGGCTTTGTCGCCGCCGCCAAGGAGTAA
- the ribD gene encoding bifunctional diaminohydroxyphosphoribosylaminopyrimidine deaminase/5-amino-6-(5-phosphoribosylamino)uracil reductase RibD, which produces MPEASPTFPDAASAMRRALQMAESAIGLSDPNPRVGCVIVDTQGQLLGEGHTQAAGQAHAEVMALRDAAARGRQVAGATAYVTLEPCSHHGRTPPCCDALIKAGIGRVVAACVDPNPQVGGQGLARLRAAGLQAELGPLGDESRELNIGFFSRMIRGRPYVRLKAAASLDGRTALPDGQSQWITAEPARRDGHAWRKRAGAVLTGIGTLLDDDPRLDVRLVETARQPLRVVIDSRLQTPPGARLLAPPGEVLIYAAQADEAAAAALRDQGAQIALLPNAQGKVDLAAVLQDLASRGINELHVEAGHKLNGSFFREGLVDELLLYLAPKLIGLGREVASFGPLASLSQAIELDWLDQMPVGRDLRLRGRPQGRLEAWLPRG; this is translated from the coding sequence ATGCCCGAGGCCAGCCCCACCTTTCCCGACGCCGCCAGCGCCATGCGCCGTGCGCTGCAGATGGCCGAATCGGCCATCGGCCTGAGTGATCCGAACCCGCGCGTCGGCTGCGTCATCGTCGACACGCAAGGCCAGCTGCTCGGCGAAGGCCATACCCAGGCCGCCGGCCAGGCCCATGCCGAGGTGATGGCGTTGCGCGATGCCGCAGCGCGTGGCCGTCAAGTCGCCGGTGCCACGGCCTATGTGACCCTGGAACCCTGTTCGCACCACGGCCGCACGCCGCCCTGCTGCGATGCGCTGATCAAAGCCGGAATCGGCCGCGTGGTGGCGGCCTGCGTGGACCCGAATCCGCAAGTCGGCGGCCAGGGCCTGGCCCGGCTGCGGGCCGCCGGCCTCCAGGCCGAGCTGGGGCCGCTGGGCGACGAATCGCGGGAGCTCAACATCGGCTTCTTCTCGCGGATGATCCGCGGCCGGCCCTATGTGCGGCTCAAGGCCGCCGCCTCGCTGGACGGCCGCACCGCCCTGCCCGACGGCCAGAGCCAGTGGATCACGGCCGAGCCGGCCCGCCGCGACGGCCATGCCTGGCGCAAGCGCGCCGGCGCGGTGCTGACGGGCATCGGCACCCTGCTGGACGACGATCCGCGGCTCGACGTGCGCCTGGTCGAGACCGCCAGGCAACCGCTGCGGGTGGTGATCGATTCGCGGCTGCAGACGCCGCCTGGTGCTCGCTTGCTGGCGCCGCCCGGCGAGGTTCTGATCTACGCCGCCCAGGCCGATGAAGCCGCCGCGGCAGCCCTGCGCGACCAGGGTGCGCAGATCGCCCTGCTACCCAACGCGCAAGGCAAGGTCGACCTGGCCGCGGTGCTGCAGGACCTGGCGTCCCGCGGCATCAATGAATTGCACGTCGAGGCCGGCCACAAGCTCAACGGCTCCTTCTTCCGCGAAGGCCTGGTCGACGAGCTTCTGCTCTACCTCGCACCCAAGCTGATAGGCCTGGGCCGTGAGGTCGCCAGCTTCGGGCCGCTGGCCAGCCTGAGCCAGGCCATCGAGCTGGATTGGCTGGACCAGATGCCGGTCGGCCGCGACCTGCGGCTGCGTGGCCGGCCCCAGGGCCGTCTAGAGGCCTGGCTCCCCCGGGGGTGA